A genomic region of Rhodospirillaceae bacterium contains the following coding sequences:
- a CDS encoding sel1 repeat family protein, giving the protein MYEEGKGVTKDPKEANKWFRKAAENGNVQAQFALGQNYRLGYGVQKDHKEAAIWFRKAAERGHRVAADNLATMYKNGLGVAQSDSEAQKWRSKGLLTKVTKMNKATDKLTELYRSYSWVKKCHEARKGYQLQYIHANELKQAKKHIKALEKRYKNDGANTDRAWDDGTQQVIKLGAIMGAQFTQSALNLCKLNKLNLSSNFSKSVGPKTIKKDF; this is encoded by the coding sequence TTGTACGAAGAAGGTAAGGGCGTTACTAAAGATCCTAAGGAAGCGAACAAATGGTTTCGTAAGGCGGCAGAAAATGGAAACGTACAGGCGCAGTTCGCTCTCGGACAGAATTATCGTTTAGGTTATGGCGTTCAAAAGGATCACAAGGAAGCAGCAATTTGGTTTCGTAAGGCAGCTGAACGAGGTCACAGGGTTGCGGCGGATAATCTTGCAACGATGTACAAGAACGGACTAGGAGTCGCTCAAAGCGATAGTGAAGCTCAAAAGTGGCGTAGCAAAGGACTTCTAACCAAGGTAACTAAAATGAATAAAGCGACCGACAAATTAACAGAACTATATCGGTCATATTCTTGGGTGAAAAAATGTCATGAGGCGAGGAAAGGGTATCAATTACAATATATTCATGCGAATGAATTGAAACAGGCAAAAAAGCACATAAAAGCATTAGAAAAGAGGTATAAAAATGACGGAGCGAATACGGATCGTGCTTGGGACGATGGAACGCAACAGGTAATAAAATTGGGCGCAATTATGGGTGCTCAATTTACGCAAAGCGCACTCAATCTATGCAAACTGAATAAACTTAACCTATCGTCTAACTTTAGTAAGTCTGTTGGTCCAAAAACGATCAAGAAGGATTTCTGA
- a CDS encoding thermonuclease family protein, giving the protein MMCRLPLLFLILAWAFPVQASEPRLVGGERAFVSSVVDGDTVVLRDSIEGMTQIRLVGLQAPKLPLGRRGFKAWPLGEDSKSTLESLVLGQAITLKFGGRRSDRHGRILAHLFLNDGGWVQGEMLRRGMARVYSFPDNRAEVAKMLALERAARTKRQGIWDHPFYAVRKVKNLHPHIGTFQVIEGQVLDVAKVKSRVYLNFGDNWRTDFTVTLSSKVFRLFKKAGMDPMAFKDQSIRVRGWLRKRNGPMIQASHPEQVEIVK; this is encoded by the coding sequence ATGATGTGTCGGCTGCCATTACTCTTCCTGATTTTGGCCTGGGCGTTTCCGGTCCAAGCGAGCGAGCCACGTCTCGTTGGAGGCGAACGCGCCTTTGTAAGCTCTGTTGTGGATGGCGACACGGTGGTTTTGCGTGACTCTATCGAAGGCATGACACAAATTCGGCTGGTTGGACTGCAGGCCCCAAAGCTTCCCCTTGGAAGGCGGGGTTTTAAGGCCTGGCCCTTAGGCGAAGACTCCAAGTCCACGCTCGAAAGCCTTGTTCTGGGGCAGGCGATTACGTTGAAGTTTGGCGGCAGACGGAGCGACCGACATGGCAGAATCTTAGCCCATTTGTTCCTGAACGATGGCGGCTGGGTTCAAGGCGAGATGTTGCGCCGGGGCATGGCCCGGGTCTACAGCTTTCCAGACAACCGTGCCGAAGTTGCTAAGATGTTGGCGCTGGAAAGGGCGGCGCGCACGAAAAGGCAGGGTATTTGGGACCATCCGTTTTACGCCGTCCGTAAGGTCAAAAATCTTCACCCACACATCGGCACATTTCAGGTGATAGAAGGCCAAGTGCTGGATGTGGCCAAGGTTAAGAGCCGGGTCTACCTTAATTTCGGCGATAATTGGCGCACGGACTTTACCGTGACCCTTTCTTCAAAAGTATTCCGGCTTTTCAAAAAAGCTGGCATGGACCCCATGGCCTTTAAGGACCAGAGCATTCGAGTGCGCGGCTGGCTCCGCAAAAGAAATGGCCCGATGATCCAAGCCAGCCACCCTGAACAGGTGGAAATCGTTAAATGA
- a CDS encoding acyloxyacyl hydrolase, with the protein MAFRTKRLLTILFVFSLLIGAGSTLGSKMARADDPDFLSVGAGWFDWNREKDVGGEFRLEYRSDHKWWIFKPFLMAAATNHKMSFLGMGVLVDIHLGRRLVLTPSFAPTWWRGETEGLDLGYPLEFRSQMELAYRFNDRSRLGVAISHYSNASIGDTNPGTETLSVYYSIPLNVLFPPD; encoded by the coding sequence GTGGCCTTTAGAACAAAGCGATTATTGACGATTCTCTTTGTGTTTTCTCTGCTGATTGGAGCGGGCAGCACCCTCGGCAGCAAGATGGCGCGTGCGGATGATCCGGATTTCCTGTCTGTTGGTGCGGGCTGGTTTGACTGGAATCGAGAAAAAGATGTCGGCGGTGAATTCCGCCTGGAATACAGATCCGATCATAAATGGTGGATTTTTAAACCGTTCCTGATGGCTGCCGCAACCAACCACAAAATGTCGTTCCTTGGCATGGGTGTGCTAGTCGATATTCATCTAGGACGGCGTTTGGTTTTGACCCCTAGTTTTGCGCCAACATGGTGGCGCGGCGAAACCGAAGGGTTGGATTTAGGCTACCCACTCGAATTCCGCTCGCAAATGGAACTGGCGTACCGGTTTAATGACCGGTCCCGTTTAGGTGTGGCAATTTCCCACTACTCCAACGCCAGCATCGGCGATACCAACCCGGGCACGGAAACCCTATCGGTATATTATTCGATTCCCCTAAACGTCTTATTCCCGCCTGATTGA
- the pip gene encoding prolyl aminopeptidase, protein MDLFPQIEPFEHGTLDLDGLHQMYWEQSGNPDGVPVIFLHGGPGAGASPTHRRFFDPGHYRIVIFDQRGAGRSKPYAEVQNNTTAHLVDDIEHLRRHLGIDEWLIFGGSWGVTLALSYGIAHPERCLGFILRGVFLGMNSELDWFLNGIATVFPEARRNFVEFLSEDERGNLVESYYRRLTDDDPNVHRAAAAAWCRYESACSTLLPGPQSSGNGGSGLGLVALARIEAHYFKHEMFLEDRELLNKISILRDHPATIVQGRYDMVCPITTADMLARSWPGVEFIVVPDAGHSALEPGIRSALIKASERFKALTL, encoded by the coding sequence ATGGATTTGTTTCCGCAGATAGAGCCCTTCGAGCATGGCACTTTAGACCTGGATGGGCTGCATCAAATGTATTGGGAACAATCCGGCAATCCAGACGGCGTGCCGGTAATTTTTCTACATGGTGGCCCCGGTGCAGGCGCGAGCCCGACACACCGACGGTTCTTTGATCCGGGTCATTATCGAATTGTTATCTTCGATCAACGGGGGGCTGGGCGTTCTAAACCCTATGCAGAGGTTCAAAACAACACCACGGCCCATCTGGTTGACGACATTGAGCACTTACGACGGCATTTGGGCATAGATGAATGGCTCATATTTGGTGGATCGTGGGGCGTCACGCTCGCCTTATCGTACGGCATTGCCCACCCGGAACGATGCCTGGGGTTTATCCTGCGCGGGGTATTCTTGGGCATGAATTCTGAATTGGATTGGTTCCTCAATGGTATTGCGACCGTATTTCCAGAGGCCCGGCGAAATTTTGTTGAATTCCTTTCCGAAGATGAACGGGGGAACTTGGTCGAATCCTATTACCGCCGCTTGACCGACGATGACCCCAATGTCCACCGGGCAGCGGCAGCCGCATGGTGCAGATATGAAAGCGCGTGTTCCACATTACTTCCGGGGCCGCAATCGAGTGGCAACGGGGGAAGTGGCCTTGGTCTGGTTGCCCTGGCAAGAATCGAAGCTCATTACTTCAAACATGAAATGTTTCTTGAAGATCGCGAGTTGCTCAACAAAATTTCAATATTGCGCGATCATCCGGCAACCATTGTCCAAGGCCGCTATGATATGGTTTGTCCGATCACGACCGCAGACATGTTGGCTCGATCCTGGCCCGGCGTAGAATTTATCGTCGTTCCTGACGCGGGTCATTCAGCGCTGGAGCCCGGCATTCGGTCCGCCCTGATCAAGGCAAGCGAGCGCTTTAAGGCGCTCACTCTCTAA
- a CDS encoding sel1 repeat family protein, with the protein MSNAIKSSKSWFVVALVFSIFVFNAQSSLGASSSQEQFMKGLKLYANWAPIPWRKAFSIFELDSGTNPNSTVFLARLYQTGRGVTKDENMAQQISKKAFPKVKKLAEGGNATSQFVLGMMYKAGLGTEKNFEKALKWFESSAKLGFKVVHWELTAVFHNGLTGKKDWTKAIEHSKKCSSILSICSRTIGLYYFWGGNGVTKN; encoded by the coding sequence ATGAGTAACGCAATCAAATCATCAAAATCTTGGTTCGTCGTCGCACTGGTATTTTCTATTTTTGTGTTCAACGCGCAATCCTCTCTCGGCGCTTCAAGTTCACAGGAACAGTTTATGAAGGGGCTGAAACTGTACGCAAATTGGGCTCCAATTCCCTGGCGCAAAGCATTTAGTATTTTCGAATTAGACTCTGGGACTAATCCTAATTCTACTGTGTTTTTGGCAAGACTGTATCAAACAGGTCGTGGCGTAACGAAAGATGAAAATATGGCGCAGCAAATTTCTAAAAAGGCGTTTCCAAAAGTTAAGAAACTCGCCGAAGGTGGAAATGCGACTTCTCAATTTGTTTTAGGCATGATGTACAAAGCGGGATTAGGAACAGAAAAAAATTTTGAAAAGGCTTTGAAGTGGTTTGAGAGTTCGGCAAAGCTTGGATTTAAAGTGGTTCATTGGGAATTGACAGCCGTGTTTCATAATGGACTAACAGGTAAGAAAGACTGGACGAAAGCAATAGAACATTCCAAAAAATGTAGTTCTATACTTTCCATTTGTTCCCGTACTATAGGACTGTATTATTTTTGGGGTGGTAATGGAGTTACTAAAAATTAA
- a CDS encoding site-specific integrase has product MKKKTPNTQTHKKTIRRGLSIYKIVASPYWIARIWNASQKKYVYRSTKETSRLVAEEVAEEILHDLKEKKIVASIPNQRSFRNFAEKLMRDQERLAGKDRHPLFAKEDAYVLNGKDTGVLKYFGHRDIGSIKTSDIREYLNWVDDKSEKSLSASTRSKRVIVIRKVLKLAIESGAIDGLPEMPPVRRVDNPRPSFTEKEYKHLLKITREVVKEGVKVRGIPITLEMYYFIVFMTHSFLRPTESEVFALRHRDITEEQNPRRLVIEVQGKTGYRPAITTRYAPVFYKHIQKNIHPDYNPDDYVFFPKYKNRSTAKRLVNRQFNYLLEQAKLKKTNDGRNRTPYALRHYALQIRFLKSKGKLNILLLAKTAGTSVDQLERFYLKYLPMTDDQVLALQIEG; this is encoded by the coding sequence ATGAAAAAGAAAACTCCAAACACCCAAACGCACAAAAAGACCATACGTCGGGGTCTCTCAATCTACAAAATCGTCGCATCACCTTATTGGATCGCGCGGATTTGGAACGCTTCGCAAAAAAAATATGTGTATCGCTCAACCAAAGAAACCTCCCGTTTAGTCGCCGAGGAGGTTGCGGAAGAAATCTTACACGACCTTAAAGAAAAGAAGATTGTCGCCAGTATTCCTAATCAAAGATCATTTAGGAATTTTGCTGAAAAGTTAATGAGGGATCAGGAGCGACTTGCTGGCAAAGATAGGCACCCATTATTTGCGAAAGAAGACGCCTATGTTTTGAACGGCAAAGATACTGGTGTTCTCAAATATTTTGGTCACAGAGATATTGGTTCAATAAAAACATCCGATATCAGGGAATACCTAAATTGGGTTGATGATAAGAGCGAAAAGTCACTTTCGGCGTCTACAAGAAGCAAACGGGTAATTGTAATTAGAAAGGTTTTGAAATTAGCCATCGAAAGTGGCGCAATTGATGGATTGCCAGAAATGCCGCCAGTCCGCCGCGTCGATAATCCGCGTCCGTCATTTACAGAAAAAGAATATAAGCATTTACTCAAAATTACCCGTGAGGTCGTAAAGGAGGGTGTAAAAGTTAGAGGAATACCCATCACACTTGAAATGTATTATTTTATCGTTTTTATGACCCATTCATTTCTACGACCGACTGAAAGCGAAGTATTTGCCCTACGACACCGAGATATCACAGAAGAACAGAACCCCCGAAGATTGGTAATAGAAGTTCAAGGTAAAACTGGATATAGACCTGCTATTACGACTCGATACGCGCCCGTTTTCTACAAGCATATCCAGAAAAATATTCATCCAGATTATAACCCCGATGATTATGTTTTCTTTCCAAAATACAAGAATAGAAGCACCGCCAAACGATTGGTAAATCGGCAATTCAATTATCTACTGGAACAGGCAAAATTGAAGAAAACCAATGACGGTCGCAACAGAACGCCATATGCGTTACGACATTACGCGCTTCAAATCAGGTTTCTAAAATCAAAGGGCAAACTAAATATACTGCTATTAGCGAAAACAGCAGGAACTTCTGTGGATCAATTGGAACGATTTTATCTCAAATACCTACCTATGACGGACGATCAGGTTTTAGCACTTCAAATTGAGGGATAA